A single genomic interval of Verrucomicrobiota bacterium harbors:
- a CDS encoding cytochrome c — translation MRKYSKDLAAGFLAGLMLVPLAHAQSPTEAPAEAPAKSRPKAARIADIKYTPKPKGTLTFTEHIAPIVFNNCASCHRPGEAAPFALLTYADVKKRARLIAEVTGETFMPPWHAEPGYCEFANERRISDEQIGMLRQWYAEGAIEGDAAKLPALPKFPEGWQLGKPDLVVKMSEAYTVRAEGQDIYRYFAVPLNLTEDKWVKAIEFRPSARTVVHHCLFFLDTTGTARKLDEADPEPGYNGGGGGRGRGLQMSGGLGGWAVGGNPRPLPEGLAWHIPKGADLVLQTHFHPSGKVEQEQSVIGFYFADGPPKKTFAGIQLPPIFGAIAGIDIPAGEKHYVIKDSFVLPVDVEAFAVNGHAHQLAKEMKMIATMPDGHEKWLMKIGDWDFAWQEQYTYKQPFTLPKGTRIDSEISYDNSADNPKNPTIPPVRVRWGRMSSDEMGSVTLQVVAAKEEEMPQLRASLKRHMADSFIDRAMAESKKETGRGGFVAGIIKRFDKDGDGKLSDEERAQAREFIQQQRELAEE, via the coding sequence ATGAGAAAATACTCCAAAGACCTGGCCGCCGGTTTTCTGGCGGGTTTGATGCTCGTTCCGCTTGCGCATGCACAATCGCCGACCGAAGCGCCGGCTGAAGCGCCGGCCAAATCGCGACCGAAAGCGGCGCGGATCGCCGACATCAAGTACACGCCGAAGCCGAAAGGCACGCTGACGTTCACCGAACACATTGCACCGATTGTTTTCAATAACTGTGCTTCGTGCCATCGACCGGGTGAAGCGGCGCCGTTCGCATTGCTCACCTATGCCGACGTGAAGAAACGGGCCAGGTTGATCGCGGAAGTCACTGGAGAAACATTTATGCCGCCGTGGCACGCTGAGCCGGGTTACTGCGAGTTTGCCAATGAACGTCGCATCTCGGACGAGCAAATCGGGATGCTGCGACAGTGGTATGCTGAGGGCGCGATCGAGGGCGATGCCGCCAAACTGCCCGCGTTGCCAAAATTTCCAGAAGGCTGGCAACTTGGCAAACCGGACCTCGTTGTAAAAATGTCCGAGGCCTACACGGTGCGGGCGGAGGGTCAAGATATTTACCGCTACTTTGCCGTTCCGTTGAATCTTACGGAGGATAAGTGGGTGAAGGCGATTGAGTTTCGGCCCAGCGCCAGAACGGTGGTTCATCACTGTTTGTTTTTCCTCGATACCACCGGGACCGCCCGCAAGTTGGACGAAGCCGATCCAGAACCTGGCTACAACGGTGGTGGTGGCGGACGGGGCAGGGGACTCCAGATGAGCGGCGGGCTTGGCGGTTGGGCTGTGGGCGGAAATCCGCGCCCTTTGCCCGAAGGTCTGGCCTGGCACATTCCGAAGGGTGCCGACCTGGTGTTGCAAACTCATTTTCATCCGTCGGGTAAAGTGGAGCAGGAACAATCGGTGATCGGGTTTTATTTTGCCGACGGGCCGCCCAAGAAGACCTTTGCCGGCATTCAACTGCCGCCCATTTTTGGCGCCATTGCCGGGATCGATATCCCGGCTGGGGAAAAACATTATGTCATCAAGGATTCCTTTGTGCTGCCCGTGGATGTCGAAGCGTTTGCCGTCAACGGACATGCCCACCAGTTGGCCAAGGAGATGAAGATGATCGCCACCATGCCGGATGGGCACGAAAAGTGGCTCATGAAAATCGGCGATTGGGACTTTGCGTGGCAGGAACAATACACCTACAAGCAACCTTTCACGCTGCCCAAAGGCACGCGGATTGATTCGGAAATCAGCTACGATAACTCCGCCGACAACCCCAAGAACCCGACAATTCCGCCCGTGCGAGTGCGGTGGGGACGCATGTCATCAGACGAAATGGGCAGCGTGACCCTGCAAGTGGTCGCGGCGAAGGAGGAAGAAATGCCCCAGTTGCGGGCGTCGCTCAAACGTCACATGGCCGATTCATTCATCGACCGGGCGATGGCCGAATCAAAGAAAGAGACCGGACGCGGCGGGTTTGTGGCTGGCATCATCAAACGCTTTGATAAGGACGGCGATGGCAAACTCAGCGACGAGGAGCGCGCGCAAGCACGGGAATTTATTCAGCAGCAACGCGAACTGGCCGAGGAGTAA
- a CDS encoding redoxin family protein: MIRMRRQTTLLLLLSLFSLCTSSIGAETKDKTRVDSVSLSIKDVKGVAQTPFDLKGAVASVLIFVMHDCPISNAYARELERLRRDYGPKRIRFQLVFVDSDLTVAALEKHNSEYGLTNHTTILDSTHALVKATGATVTPEAVVVGANGKILYRGRIDNLYSAWGKSRGQATEKDLRQALDAVVKGKAVTNSRTKAIGCYIPTN, encoded by the coding sequence ATGATCAGAATGAGGAGACAGACGACCTTGCTTCTGCTTCTCAGCTTATTCTCGTTGTGCACTTCGTCCATCGGTGCAGAGACGAAGGATAAGACGCGCGTGGACAGCGTTTCGCTTTCCATCAAGGATGTAAAAGGCGTTGCGCAGACTCCGTTTGATCTGAAGGGAGCGGTCGCATCGGTTTTGATTTTTGTCATGCACGACTGTCCCATCTCCAACGCTTACGCCCGGGAACTCGAACGCCTCCGTCGCGATTACGGTCCGAAGAGAATCCGGTTTCAATTGGTCTTTGTCGATTCCGACCTCACAGTCGCGGCGCTCGAAAAGCATAACTCGGAGTACGGGCTTACCAATCACACAACCATTCTGGATTCCACTCATGCCCTGGTAAAAGCCACCGGCGCGACCGTCACCCCAGAAGCGGTCGTGGTGGGCGCCAATGGGAAAATTCTCTATCGAGGCCGCATCGACAATCTCTACAGCGCGTGGGGCAAATCCCGCGGTCAGGCCACCGAGAAGGACTTGCGACAGGCGCTGGATGCTGTCGTAAAAGGGAAAGCTGTCACCAACTCGCGAACGAAAGCTATCGGTTGTTACATTCCCACGAATTGA
- the gatA gene encoding Asp-tRNA(Asn)/Glu-tRNA(Gln) amidotransferase subunit GatA: MLNQLTISQLTAHLAKREVSAREAMQSCLDRIQRVDGQIKAFISYDAADALAQADAADKAGIEHEQRRLLGIPIAIKDVLAVKNQPLNCGSKILGKFISPYDATVIEKLKAAGAIVFGRLNMDEFAMGSSTENSAFQLTLNPWDTTRIPGGSSGGSAAAVAADEVIATLGSDTGGSIRQPAALCGCVGLKPTYGRVSRYGLVAFASSLDQIGSFTKDVRDAATMLSVISGQDPRDSTSVPEPVPNFVAALDGNIKGLKLGLPKEYMIGGLDAEVKSAVDAAVQRLQKLGAEVEEISLPHTDYAAATYYIIAPAEASANLARFDGIRYGLRVDGADPIELYSKTRGAGFGAEVKRRIILGTYVLSSGYYDAYYLRAQKVRTLIRQDFLKAFDQVDAIVTPTTPTAAFKVGEKSDDPLQMYLSDIFTISCNLAGICGISIPCGFTKSPKLPIGLQLLGKPFGEETMLKIAHAYEQSTDWHKVRPVLKG, encoded by the coding sequence ATGCTGAATCAACTCACAATTTCACAACTCACTGCTCACCTCGCCAAACGCGAAGTCTCCGCGCGCGAAGCCATGCAGTCCTGCCTCGACCGAATCCAGCGTGTCGATGGGCAGATCAAAGCTTTCATCAGCTACGATGCCGCCGATGCACTTGCCCAAGCGGATGCTGCCGACAAAGCCGGCATAGAGCATGAGCAGCGCCGATTGCTGGGCATACCCATCGCCATCAAGGATGTTTTAGCGGTAAAAAACCAGCCGCTGAACTGCGGTTCAAAAATTCTCGGCAAATTTATTTCGCCCTACGACGCAACGGTCATCGAGAAACTGAAAGCCGCCGGTGCCATTGTTTTTGGCCGGCTCAACATGGACGAGTTTGCCATGGGCAGTTCTACTGAGAACTCGGCATTCCAACTCACCTTGAACCCGTGGGACACGACGCGCATTCCCGGCGGTTCTTCCGGCGGTTCAGCGGCGGCGGTTGCGGCGGATGAAGTCATCGCCACGCTTGGTTCGGACACGGGCGGTTCGATTCGCCAGCCTGCTGCGCTTTGCGGTTGTGTCGGGTTGAAACCTACTTACGGCCGCGTTTCGCGCTATGGACTTGTCGCCTTCGCGTCATCGCTCGATCAGATTGGATCGTTTACCAAAGATGTGCGCGATGCCGCTACGATGCTGAGTGTCATCAGCGGTCAGGACCCGCGCGATTCGACGAGTGTTCCTGAACCTGTGCCCAACTTTGTCGCCGCCCTCGACGGCAACATCAAAGGACTGAAACTGGGCTTGCCGAAGGAATACATGATCGGTGGGCTGGACGCGGAAGTGAAGAGCGCTGTCGATGCTGCGGTTCAGCGATTGCAGAAGCTCGGCGCGGAAGTCGAGGAGATTTCCCTTCCGCACACCGATTATGCCGCTGCGACGTATTACATCATCGCGCCCGCCGAGGCCAGCGCCAACCTCGCCCGCTTCGACGGCATCCGTTACGGCCTGCGCGTGGACGGTGCAGACCCAATCGAGCTGTACAGCAAGACGCGCGGTGCCGGGTTTGGCGCGGAAGTCAAACGCCGTATCATCCTGGGCACTTATGTGCTGAGCAGTGGTTACTATGACGCCTATTATCTCCGCGCCCAAAAAGTCCGCACCCTCATCCGCCAGGATTTCTTGAAGGCATTCGACCAAGTCGATGCCATCGTCACCCCGACGACGCCGACAGCCGCGTTCAAGGTCGGCGAAAAATCCGACGACCCGTTGCAGATGTATCTCTCGGACATCTTCACGATCTCCTGCAACCTCGCAGGCATCTGCGGCATCAGCATTCCCTGCGGCTTCACGAAATCGCCGAAATTGCCGATCGGCTTGCAACTACTCGGCAAACCGTTTGGCGAGGAAACGATGTTGAAAATCGCGCATGCTTACGAACAAAGCACTGATTGGCATAAAGTCAGGCCGGTGTTGAAAGGGTGA
- the gatC gene encoding Asp-tRNA(Asn)/Glu-tRNA(Gln) amidotransferase subunit GatC: protein MSATEIDVKYVAHLARLSLSPAEEQKLGAQLNHILGYIEKLKELDVSQVEPTAHAVPLVNVTRPDVICPSISNEEALRNAPSKANGLFIVPKIVE from the coding sequence ATGTCCGCAACCGAAATTGATGTCAAATACGTCGCGCACCTGGCGCGGCTCTCACTTTCGCCTGCCGAAGAGCAAAAGCTCGGCGCGCAACTCAACCACATCCTCGGTTACATCGAAAAGCTGAAGGAACTGGACGTGAGCCAAGTCGAGCCGACCGCCCACGCTGTCCCCCTCGTGAATGTGACACGACCCGATGTAATCTGTCCGTCCATTTCCAACGAGGAGGCCTTGCGCAACGCGCCCTCCAAAGCCAACGGACTCTTCATCGTGCCCAAGATTGTGGAATGA
- a CDS encoding HPr family phosphocarrier protein codes for MSAKKIPDKPWFKELVVTNKLGIHARPAAMFVKTASRFTCEIFVEKDGERINGKSIMGLMMLAAGPGSKLTVHAEGGDAPQALLELEALVKRKFDEE; via the coding sequence ATGAGCGCCAAAAAGATACCGGACAAACCCTGGTTCAAGGAACTGGTGGTGACGAACAAGCTGGGCATTCACGCCCGGCCAGCGGCAATGTTCGTGAAAACCGCCAGCCGATTTACTTGCGAGATCTTCGTCGAAAAGGACGGTGAACGCATCAACGGGAAAAGCATCATGGGCCTGATGATGCTGGCGGCCGGCCCCGGCAGCAAATTGACCGTCCATGCCGAGGGTGGCGACGCGCCGCAGGCGTTGCTCGAATTGGAAGCCTTGGTCAAACGCAAGTTTGATGAGGAGTAA
- the hprK gene encoding HPr(Ser) kinase/phosphatase: protein MEHDVITVERFYTEHAGALGLTLVAGASGLKRIIREPTVNRPGLALAGFTKYFASKRLQVIGSAEATFLKSLSPEERQSRYDVLFSHKIPCVVFSRNLKPDKLFLKSAEAAKVPIFQCPLITMKFINLATLALEMMFAPRGTEMGSMVDILGVGVIIRGESGIGKSECVLALIERGYSLVSDDITRLTLIDGREVMGTSAELTRNHMEVRGIGIINVAAMFGVKCIRREKRVDLVVTLKTWNEVSDVDRVGIEQEFVKVLGVDIPHYTIPVRPGRDLARLIEVAAFHTKLKTAGHNPAKELNDRLIAQMAGKTHL from the coding sequence ATGGAACACGATGTAATCACAGTCGAACGGTTTTACACAGAGCACGCCGGCGCTTTGGGCCTGACGTTGGTGGCCGGTGCCAGCGGCCTGAAGAGAATCATCCGCGAGCCGACCGTCAATCGTCCCGGCCTGGCTTTGGCTGGCTTCACGAAATATTTTGCCAGCAAGCGTTTGCAGGTCATCGGCAGCGCGGAAGCAACCTTCCTCAAATCGCTTTCGCCGGAGGAACGTCAATCTCGCTACGACGTTTTGTTTTCCCACAAAATTCCCTGCGTCGTCTTCAGCCGAAATCTCAAACCCGACAAACTGTTTCTGAAAAGCGCTGAAGCGGCCAAGGTACCCATCTTCCAATGTCCGCTGATCACGATGAAGTTCATCAACCTGGCAACGCTGGCTCTGGAGATGATGTTCGCACCGCGCGGCACCGAGATGGGCAGCATGGTGGACATTCTGGGCGTGGGCGTAATCATTCGCGGCGAAAGCGGCATCGGCAAGAGCGAGTGTGTGCTGGCTTTGATTGAACGCGGCTACAGCCTGGTTTCCGACGATATCACGCGGCTGACGTTGATCGACGGTCGTGAAGTGATGGGCACCAGCGCCGAGCTGACGCGCAATCACATGGAAGTGCGCGGCATCGGCATCATCAATGTCGCCGCCATGTTCGGCGTCAAATGCATCCGGCGGGAAAAGAGGGTGGATCTCGTCGTCACGTTGAAAACCTGGAATGAAGTTTCGGATGTGGATCGGGTCGGCATCGAACAGGAGTTTGTCAAAGTCCTGGGTGTGGACATTCCGCATTATACGATTCCTGTGCGACCGGGCCGCGATTTGGCCAGATTGATCGAGGTGGCGGCGTTCCACACCAAGCTGAAGACCGCCGGTCATAATCCAGCCAAGGAATTAAATGACCGACTGATTGCCCAAATGGCCGGCAAAACCCACCTGTAA